In a single window of the Acidobacteriota bacterium genome:
- the thiO gene encoding glycine oxidase ThiO has translation MRTEILIIGGGVIGLCIAYKLRLAGTRRIAIVERGTFGSEASWAAGGMLGVQAETDSPGNFLDLCRASLSLYPEFIENLTAATDIDAELDRTGTLKLVFNEIEAAKLQERAEWQRRAGLAVEQLTATEIRKAEPFISPNVAAGLFFPDDWQVDNRKLLAALRRFAETSDIDILENTEAGSIIVENGRAVGVQTQTGEIHADHIVLATGAWTSLIKLGDEPMPLNVKPIRGQMLEFHTAKRLFRHVLIGPEGYLVPRADGRLIAGSTTEDVGFDSSNTPQGEAAVLSMAVELSPSIAGLNVNNKWAGLRPMAADGMPVIGTIPGVDDMTVATAHYRNGILLAPITAEIAAGQILNEEASPWMTIFGTERLRFSQQVSTTRAF, from the coding sequence ATGCGAACTGAAATTCTGATAATCGGCGGCGGCGTGATAGGCCTCTGCATCGCCTATAAACTGCGGCTGGCAGGTACGCGGCGTATCGCCATTGTCGAACGCGGTACTTTCGGCAGCGAAGCGTCGTGGGCGGCGGGCGGCATGCTCGGCGTACAGGCAGAAACAGATTCGCCGGGTAATTTCCTCGATCTATGCCGAGCATCGCTTTCGCTTTATCCCGAATTCATCGAAAACCTGACTGCCGCGACCGACATCGACGCGGAGCTCGACCGCACCGGCACGCTGAAACTTGTATTCAACGAAATAGAAGCCGCCAAACTGCAAGAGCGGGCCGAATGGCAGCGACGGGCCGGACTTGCTGTTGAGCAATTGACCGCTACGGAAATTAGAAAAGCGGAGCCTTTTATCTCGCCGAACGTCGCCGCAGGGCTATTCTTTCCCGACGATTGGCAAGTGGACAACCGTAAGTTGCTCGCTGCTCTTCGCCGATTCGCAGAAACAAGCGACATCGATATTCTCGAGAACACTGAAGCGGGATCAATAATTGTGGAGAATGGCCGTGCAGTTGGTGTACAGACCCAGACGGGCGAGATACATGCCGATCACATCGTCCTAGCAACGGGAGCCTGGACGTCGCTCATCAAACTTGGCGATGAGCCAATGCCGCTCAACGTGAAGCCGATCCGCGGTCAGATGCTGGAATTTCACACTGCGAAACGCCTTTTCCGCCATGTCCTGATCGGCCCCGAAGGCTATCTCGTTCCGCGTGCCGACGGCCGTCTGATCGCCGGCTCTACGACTGAGGACGTCGGTTTTGACAGTTCGAATACGCCGCAGGGCGAAGCCGCTGTACTTAGCATGGCAGTCGAGCTTTCGCCGAGCATCGCCGGGTTGAATGTGAATAACAAGTGGGCAGGTTTGCGGCCAATGGCGGCCGATGGAATGCCTGTGATCGGGACGATCCCCGGTGTGGACGATATGACCGTCGCCACCGCACATTACCGAAACGGCATATTGTTGGCTCCTATAACCGCTGAGATCGCAGCCGGCCAGATCCTGAACGAAGAAGCATCGCCGTGGATGACGATCTTTGGCACGGAAAGATTGCG
- a CDS encoding isocitrate dehydrogenase (NAD(+)) — MKHTITLIPGDGIGPEIVAATVRVVEATGVDIEWETQILGAQAFEQAGTTLPEVTIESIRKNKVALKGPQMTPVGKGFTSVNVGLRKALDLYANVRPIKAMPNVKCRYPELDLVIVRENTEDLYAGLEHVVVPGVVESLKIITEKASTRIAKYAFEYARDNGRKKVTAVHKANIMKLSDGLFLDCFYNVAKDFSEIEADDKIIDNCCMQLVMRPEQFDVLVLENLYGDIVSDLCAGLIGGLGLAPGANIGELGAVFEAVHGSAPDIAGQGIANPTALILSAIQMLLHIGERDAAERLDRALLAVFADGEHITRDLGGTAKTNEFARAIEEKIVAERSAAA; from the coding sequence ATGAAACACACCATAACCCTGATTCCCGGCGACGGCATTGGACCGGAGATAGTGGCGGCGACGGTCCGCGTTGTTGAGGCAACCGGCGTCGACATCGAATGGGAGACGCAAATACTGGGAGCACAGGCATTTGAGCAGGCCGGGACGACACTGCCTGAAGTGACGATAGAATCGATCCGCAAGAACAAGGTCGCGCTGAAAGGACCGCAAATGACGCCCGTCGGCAAAGGTTTCACGTCGGTGAACGTGGGACTCAGAAAAGCTCTCGACCTTTATGCGAACGTCCGCCCCATCAAGGCGATGCCAAATGTGAAATGCCGGTATCCTGAGCTCGACCTCGTGATCGTCCGCGAGAATACCGAAGACCTTTACGCCGGTTTAGAGCATGTGGTCGTGCCCGGCGTGGTCGAATCGCTAAAGATCATTACGGAAAAAGCATCGACGCGTATCGCGAAATATGCGTTTGAATACGCTCGCGACAACGGCCGCAAAAAAGTGACGGCCGTTCATAAAGCCAACATAATGAAACTCTCGGACGGGCTTTTTCTCGATTGTTTTTATAATGTCGCGAAGGATTTTTCCGAGATCGAGGCCGACGACAAGATCATCGACAATTGCTGTATGCAGCTAGTAATGCGGCCTGAACAGTTTGACGTGCTGGTGCTGGAAAATCTCTACGGCGATATCGTTTCGGATCTTTGCGCGGGGCTGATCGGCGGGCTCGGACTCGCTCCCGGAGCGAACATCGGTGAACTTGGCGCGGTGTTTGAAGCGGTTCACGGTTCGGCGCCAGACATTGCCGGGCAGGGAATCGCGAATCCGACAGCACTAATATTGTCGGCGATACAAATGCTGCTGCACATCGGCGAACGTGATGCTGCCGAACGGCTCGACCGTGCGTTGCTGGCGGTATTTGCGGACGGCGAACACATCACGCGAGACCTGGGTGGAACGGCGAAAACCAACGAATTCGCACGAGCGATCGAGGAAAAGATCGTCGCCGAACGTTCGGCCGCAGCGTGA